The genomic segment GCGCTGATCGTTGTTGTGGTGATCGTCCTGATTGTGGTGCTCTGGTACATCGCGACCCGCAACGGGATCATCGCCTCCCGCAACCGGGTGGACGAGTCCTGGAGCGGCATCGACGTCCAGTTGAAGCGAAGGCACGACCTGGTGCCCAACCTGGTCGAGACGGTCAAGGGCTACGCGACCCACGAGCAGCAGGTGTTCGAGAACGTGACCAAGGCCCGGGCCGACGCGATCTCATCCTCGGGAGTCGGCGAAACCGCCGCCGCGGAATCACAGCTCACCCGGGCGATGGCCGACCTGCGGGCGGTGGCCGAGAACTACCCCGACCTGCGGGCAACCGAGAACTTCCAGCAGTTGAGCCGCAACCTCTCCGAGCTGGAGGACGAGATCCAGG from the Solirubrobacterales bacterium genome contains:
- a CDS encoding LemA family protein; translation: MSGGLIALIVVVVIVLIVVLWYIATRNGIIASRNRVDESWSGIDVQLKRRHDLVPNLVETVKGYATHEQQVFENVTKARADAISSSGVGETAAAESQLTRAMADLRAVAENYPDLRATENFQQLSRNLSELEDEIQASRRIYNSNVQSYNTKIQQFPTSIVANQGNFTDKEFFEIEDAAERETPSVSF